The Humulus lupulus chromosome 3, drHumLupu1.1, whole genome shotgun sequence genome window below encodes:
- the LOC133823825 gene encoding uncharacterized protein LOC133823825, whose amino-acid sequence MSFSVFLNGHPRGKFKGSRGLRQGDSLSPLLFTLVVDVLGRMNDKAKSVSTFRGFTVGNDRVNISHLQFADDTIFFANDEESLVVLLDILNVFSVVFGLSINLQKCQLLGINLHKELSAFLSRSGRLTLIQSVLSSIPMYYLSLFRIPKSVVGFIEKLMRDFLWEGADRSGADHLVSWQEVCKSQSHGGLGNGNLFVYLPSILEDRRIWIPDNSRVFNYKTAFHSLSYAHLGPEVSWAKRGEDLFIICRQIGV is encoded by the exons ATGTCTTTTTCTGTCTTTTTAAATGGACACCCAAGGGGAAAATTTAAAGGATCAAGGGGTCTTCGCCAAGGGGATTCCTTGTCTCCCTTATTGTTTACTTTGGTGGTGGATGTTTTGGGCAGAATGAATGATAAGGCTAAAAGTGTCTCGACTTTTAGAGGTTTTACAGTGGGCAATGATAGAGTCAACATCAGTCATCTTCAGTTTGCAGATGATACAATATTCTTTGCTAACGATGAGGAGTCCTTGGTTGTGCTTCTGGATATCCTAAACGTCTTTAGTGTTGTGTTTGGTTTATCTATAAATTTGCAGAAATGTCAGTTGTTGGGGATTAATCTGCATAAGGAGTTA AGTGCTTTTCTGTCAAGAAGTGGTAGGTTGACTCTTATTCAATCTGTTTTGTCTTCTATCCCAATGTATTACCTGTCGCTCTTTCGTATCCCTAAGAGTGTGGTGGGGTTTATTGAGAAATTGATGCGTGACTTTCTGTGGGAAGGTGCGGATCGTTCAGGGGCTGATCACTTGGTATCCTGGCAAGAAGTCTGTAAATCTCAGAGTCACGGTGGATTGGGTAATGGAAATTTG TTTGTGTATCTTCCATCAATTTTGGAGGACAGGAGGATTTGGATTCCAGACAATAGCAGAGTTTTCAACTACAAGACTGCCTTTCATAGTTTGAGCTATGCTCATTTAGGCCCGGAGGTGTCTTGGGCTAAGAG AGGAGAAGACCTTTTTATTATTTGTCGCCAAATTGGTGTGTGA